The following proteins are encoded in a genomic region of Candidatus Latescibacterota bacterium:
- a CDS encoding septum formation initiator family protein: MKSLWGQGNRYLRVKRKNIEVNPRFTRYIILALVVVIAAVFLAGDVGLWNLWRAQKDLESVEQDVMRLQTETFYLRTKIGQLESDPFAIEKVAREKFGYLRPGDRVYRIITLPSDKESTTFLPTSLDRTDMYR, from the coding sequence ATGAAAAGTCTTTGGGGACAGGGAAACAGGTACCTGAGAGTCAAGAGAAAGAATATCGAAGTGAACCCGAGGTTCACAAGATATATAATCCTGGCGCTGGTCGTTGTCATAGCGGCAGTATTCCTTGCCGGAGATGTAGGGCTATGGAACCTCTGGCGAGCCCAGAAGGATCTCGAATCGGTCGAGCAGGACGTAATGAGGCTCCAGACGGAGACATTCTACCTGAGGACAAAAATCGGTCAGCTCGAATCCGACCCTTTCGCGATCGAGAAGGTAGCCCGGGAAAAGTTCGGGTATCTGAGACCTGGCGACAGGGTCTACAGGATCATAACTTTGCCTTCAGACAAAGAAAGTACGACTTTCTTGCCGACTTCCCTTGACAGAACGGATATGTACAGATAA